In Sphingobacterium sp. PCS056, the following proteins share a genomic window:
- a CDS encoding DUF2306 domain-containing protein — translation MISDWKNTTYNLVLILLFTYSCMLMGEITWRYRNFELDASFLQIKQTEVTQISWYKYAFYIHVISAVLALPAGFTQFNKTILRNYPRVHHVLGYLYVAIILGCAAPSGFLIGMKANGGLTAQIAFTVLACLWFYYTLQAVLRAKIGDFKAHKNFMIRSFALTCSALTLRYWKVILVYFFHPNPMDLYQLIAWLGWIPNLLLAEWIINQNK, via the coding sequence ATGATTTCGGACTGGAAAAATACCACCTATAATTTGGTTCTAATATTGCTGTTTACATATAGTTGTATGTTGATGGGCGAGATCACATGGCGATATCGAAATTTTGAATTAGATGCTTCATTTTTACAAATTAAGCAAACAGAGGTTACACAGATTAGTTGGTATAAATATGCCTTTTATATCCATGTCATCTCTGCTGTGCTAGCATTGCCAGCTGGATTTACACAATTCAATAAAACTATATTAAGAAATTACCCCCGCGTACACCATGTACTGGGTTATCTGTATGTTGCTATCATTTTAGGTTGTGCAGCACCTTCAGGTTTTCTAATTGGCATGAAAGCAAATGGTGGACTTACAGCGCAAATTGCGTTTACCGTATTAGCCTGTTTATGGTTTTATTATACGCTCCAGGCTGTCCTAAGAGCAAAGATTGGAGATTTCAAAGCGCATAAAAATTTTATGATCAGAAGTTTTGCATTGACATGTTCGGCATTAACTTTGCGCTATTGGAAGGTCATATTAGTATATTTTTTTCACCCTAATCCCATGGATTTATATCAGCTGATTGCCTGGTTAGGTTGGATTCCAAATCTACTACTAGCAGAATGGATTATTAACCAAAATAAATAA
- a CDS encoding glucose-1-phosphate adenylyltransferase produces the protein MSHKVVSIVLGGGRGTRLYPLTEQRSKPAVPIAGKYRLVDIPISNCLNSGYNKIFVLTQYNSASLNKHIKNAYNFSIFSKGFVDILAADQNNEGDRWFEGTADAVRRTQKNLLNVDYDYVLILSGDQLYQMDYAALVDFHVKNKGDVTIATIPVSAKDATGFGILKSDENNIITSFTEKPNKEELVNWSSEVSEEMDKRGRHYLASMGIYVFSKGILASLLKENPGMDFGKEIIPESIDSKNVLSYQFDGYWTDIGTISSFFEANIGLTDDVPDFNLFNETVYTRARMLPPSKISGTTLNNTIVADGCILNGDKIQRSLIGIRSRIGHGTVIKNTYMMGSDYYEQLEDVLELGSTQAPPPVGVGERCYIENAILDKNCRIGNNVRIKGGKHLKDGDFETYAVCDGIVVVKKEAVIVNGVTIGC, from the coding sequence ATGTCACACAAAGTAGTCTCTATTGTTTTGGGGGGAGGGCGAGGTACTCGTTTGTACCCTTTGACGGAACAGCGCTCAAAACCAGCTGTACCAATTGCAGGTAAATACCGTTTGGTGGATATTCCGATTTCGAATTGTTTAAATTCTGGATATAATAAAATCTTTGTGCTGACACAGTATAACTCGGCATCTTTAAATAAGCACATTAAAAATGCATATAATTTCAGTATTTTTAGTAAAGGATTTGTAGACATCTTGGCGGCAGATCAGAATAATGAAGGTGATCGTTGGTTTGAAGGAACAGCTGATGCAGTGAGAAGAACCCAAAAGAATTTGTTGAATGTCGATTATGACTATGTGCTGATATTATCAGGAGATCAATTGTATCAAATGGATTACGCCGCGCTAGTCGACTTTCATGTGAAAAACAAGGGCGATGTCACGATTGCTACAATACCCGTAAGCGCTAAGGATGCAACGGGATTTGGCATACTCAAATCTGATGAAAATAATATCATTACTTCCTTTACCGAAAAACCCAATAAAGAAGAATTGGTAAACTGGAGCTCTGAAGTTTCCGAGGAGATGGACAAGCGTGGACGTCATTATTTAGCTTCTATGGGCATCTATGTTTTTTCAAAAGGGATCTTGGCCTCTTTGTTAAAAGAAAATCCAGGAATGGATTTTGGAAAAGAAATCATTCCGGAAAGTATCGATTCTAAAAATGTACTGAGTTACCAATTTGATGGATATTGGACAGATATTGGTACTATAAGTTCTTTCTTTGAAGCAAATATTGGTTTAACAGATGATGTTCCCGATTTCAATCTTTTTAATGAAACAGTGTATACGAGAGCGCGCATGCTGCCTCCCTCCAAAATATCGGGAACCACATTAAATAATACAATCGTAGCAGATGGATGTATTCTCAACGGGGATAAAATTCAACGCTCGCTGATCGGTATTCGTTCCCGTATAGGCCATGGCACAGTCATTAAAAACACGTACATGATGGGTAGTGACTATTATGAGCAATTGGAAGATGTATTAGAACTAGGGAGCACCCAAGCACCTCCACCTGTAGGCGTTGGTGAACGTTGCTATATCGAAAATGCAATCTTAGATAAAAATTGCCGTATTGGCAATAATGTCAGGATAAAGGGAGGAAAGCATCTGAAAGATGGTGATTTCGAGACCTATGCCGTTTGTGATGGTATAGTAGTGGTCAAAAAAGAAGCCGTTATCGTAAATGGTGTAACGATTGGATGTTAA
- a CDS encoding glycogen/starch synthase, whose protein sequence is MKVIHLSVECFPVAKVGGLADVVGALPKYQRKLGIDASVVMPWYDRKFTQENKFDQIAMGSFYQGSEQLHYEIWKEASDQLGFPLYLIRIPGKLDREEVYCYPDEAEQWLSFQHAFLHWLKADQIMPDLINCHDHHVGLVPFLLKYSHDFQQFSSVKTLFTVHNGQYQGWMNWNKGILMPSFDTWRWGLLDWDGLINPMAAAVKCCDAFSTVSEGYLKELFVDANGLQDLFKAESQKGYGIVNGIDTEYWNPMLDTLIHTHYDSTSVKKGKYENKKALCEQYKLDPSLPLMSFIGRFAIEKGADLLAEIIAQLLGKVKAKMSIFILGSGDQDIQAALQQVMEKYPQQLAVYFGYNESLAHQVYAATDLLLMPSRVEPCGLNQLYALQYGTIPVVRGIGGLRDTVIDIQESNGYGIVFPEARVNDATEGVIRALKIVAQADLLSEVRDKEMNLDFSWHKSAQKYLDLYTKLLN, encoded by the coding sequence ATGAAAGTAATACATCTAAGTGTCGAATGTTTTCCTGTAGCCAAGGTTGGGGGATTGGCAGATGTAGTAGGCGCTTTGCCAAAATATCAACGTAAGCTGGGAATTGATGCATCTGTGGTGATGCCTTGGTACGATCGAAAATTTACGCAAGAAAATAAATTTGATCAGATTGCTATGGGTTCTTTCTATCAGGGATCGGAACAGTTGCATTATGAAATATGGAAAGAAGCAAGTGATCAACTTGGATTTCCCTTGTATCTCATCCGAATACCTGGTAAGTTAGATCGGGAAGAGGTGTATTGTTATCCAGATGAGGCGGAGCAGTGGCTGTCTTTTCAACATGCATTTTTACATTGGTTAAAAGCAGATCAGATCATGCCCGATTTGATCAATTGTCATGACCATCATGTTGGATTGGTTCCTTTCTTACTAAAATATAGTCATGACTTTCAACAATTTTCATCTGTAAAAACACTTTTTACAGTTCATAATGGACAGTACCAAGGTTGGATGAATTGGAATAAGGGAATTTTGATGCCAAGTTTTGATACGTGGCGATGGGGACTGCTGGATTGGGATGGTCTGATCAATCCAATGGCGGCGGCAGTTAAATGCTGCGACGCATTTTCTACGGTATCAGAAGGCTATTTGAAAGAATTGTTTGTTGATGCAAATGGATTGCAAGATTTATTTAAGGCTGAATCTCAAAAAGGTTATGGCATCGTGAACGGTATCGATACTGAATATTGGAATCCAATGTTGGATACGCTAATTCATACTCATTACGATTCTACTTCAGTCAAAAAAGGTAAGTATGAAAATAAAAAAGCCTTATGCGAGCAATACAAACTAGACCCTTCACTGCCTTTAATGTCGTTTATTGGTCGATTTGCTATTGAAAAAGGAGCAGATTTATTAGCAGAAATAATTGCTCAACTTTTAGGAAAAGTTAAGGCTAAAATGAGTATATTTATTTTAGGCTCTGGAGATCAAGATATACAGGCTGCATTGCAACAGGTCATGGAAAAATACCCGCAACAGTTAGCCGTTTATTTTGGTTATAACGAATCACTAGCACATCAGGTATATGCCGCAACAGACTTGTTGTTGATGCCTTCACGTGTGGAGCCTTGTGGATTAAACCAATTATATGCGCTTCAATACGGGACAATTCCTGTCGTTAGAGGGATCGGCGGTCTCCGAGATACGGTAATTGATATACAAGAGTCTAATGGTTATGGAATTGTATTTCCTGAAGCACGTGTTAACGATGCAACCGAAGGTGTGATCAGGGCTTTAAAAATTGTTGCTCAAGCCGATTTATTATCAGAAGTGAGAGATAAGGAAATGAATTTGGATTTTTCATGGCATAAGTCGGCTCAAAAATACTTGGATTTGTACACTAAATTATTGAATTAA
- the glgB gene encoding 1,4-alpha-glucan branching protein GlgB, producing MGHPVEVFSLLTAFDVSLFRAGRHYKLYEKFGSHVVEHGGNSGVYFAVWAPNASAVSVTGNFNGWNPQTHGLHVRWDGSGIWEGFIPHIGTGEVYKYHIQSTNGERLEKADPFALICELPPKTASIVGTTWYEWEDSSWISQRAQFNSLDKPMSVYEMHLGSWQRDPADPERLLSYREIADRLVPYILETGFTHVEFLPVMEHPFYPSWGYQITGYFAASSRYGGPQDLMYLIESLHRNHIGVILDWVPSHYPGDAHGLHRFDGSCLYEHEDLRKGFHPDWKSYIFNYGRNEVRSFLISNALFWLDRYHVDGLRVDAVASMLYLDYSRNEGEWETNEFGGRENLEAVHFLKELNEAVYHHYPDVQTIAEESTSWPGVSKPTFAGGLGFGMKWMMGWMHDTLDYFKEDPINRSYHHHKLTFATVYAYHENFMLPLSHDEVVHGKQSLLDKMPGDEWQKFANLRALYVYMFTLTGTKLLFMGDEFAQTTEWNENKSLDWHLLEYTPHSGMLKFISRLNHTYKNQPALYQRAFVEEGFQWVEQGDDKNSVYAYLRKGYEEKDDLLIVLNLTPVVRQDFRVGVPKNGIWEEILNSDQRDFYGSGVGDPVYNSSTVHWMGFDQSIVMTLPPLGGLILKRKA from the coding sequence ATGGGTCACCCAGTAGAAGTTTTTTCGTTGCTTACAGCATTTGATGTATCCTTATTTAGGGCTGGAAGACATTATAAATTGTATGAGAAATTTGGTTCTCATGTTGTTGAACACGGTGGCAATTCTGGTGTTTACTTTGCCGTTTGGGCTCCCAATGCCAGTGCGGTTTCGGTAACAGGAAATTTTAATGGTTGGAATCCACAAACCCATGGATTGCATGTGCGTTGGGATGGCAGTGGTATTTGGGAAGGTTTTATTCCTCATATCGGTACTGGAGAGGTCTATAAGTACCATATTCAGTCGACCAACGGCGAACGATTGGAAAAAGCAGATCCTTTTGCTCTGATCTGCGAATTACCCCCAAAGACTGCATCCATTGTCGGTACAACTTGGTATGAATGGGAAGACTCCAGTTGGATTTCGCAGCGCGCTCAATTCAATAGTTTGGACAAGCCAATGTCTGTTTATGAAATGCACTTAGGATCGTGGCAGCGCGACCCAGCGGATCCTGAACGGTTGCTGTCCTACCGTGAAATTGCAGACCGGTTGGTCCCCTATATCCTAGAGACAGGATTTACGCATGTCGAGTTTTTGCCCGTTATGGAACATCCTTTTTATCCTTCTTGGGGATATCAGATAACCGGATATTTTGCTGCATCATCTCGCTATGGAGGGCCTCAAGATCTGATGTATTTGATTGAATCACTACACCGAAATCATATCGGTGTGATTCTGGACTGGGTTCCTTCGCATTATCCTGGTGATGCACATGGATTACATCGTTTTGATGGCAGCTGTCTTTACGAACATGAAGATCTAAGAAAAGGATTTCACCCAGACTGGAAATCTTATATCTTTAATTACGGAAGAAATGAAGTACGATCTTTTTTGATCAGTAATGCGCTCTTTTGGTTAGATCGCTATCATGTCGATGGACTGCGGGTAGATGCAGTTGCCTCCATGCTTTATTTGGATTATTCCCGAAATGAAGGAGAATGGGAAACGAACGAATTTGGGGGAAGAGAAAATCTTGAAGCAGTTCACTTTCTCAAAGAACTCAATGAAGCTGTATATCATCATTATCCTGATGTACAGACGATAGCAGAGGAATCGACGTCATGGCCAGGAGTGAGTAAACCAACATTTGCAGGTGGCTTAGGCTTTGGAATGAAATGGATGATGGGATGGATGCATGATACCCTAGATTACTTCAAAGAAGATCCGATAAATCGGAGTTATCATCATCATAAATTAACTTTTGCGACGGTGTATGCCTATCATGAAAATTTTATGCTGCCTTTGTCACATGATGAAGTTGTACATGGAAAACAGTCTCTGTTAGACAAAATGCCAGGTGACGAATGGCAGAAATTTGCCAATTTGCGAGCTCTATATGTATATATGTTCACATTAACAGGTACAAAACTGTTATTTATGGGCGACGAATTTGCACAGACGACAGAGTGGAATGAAAATAAATCCTTGGATTGGCATTTGTTGGAATATACACCCCATAGCGGTATGCTTAAATTTATCAGCCGATTAAATCATACCTACAAAAACCAGCCTGCGCTATATCAGAGAGCGTTTGTAGAAGAAGGGTTTCAATGGGTTGAACAGGGCGATGATAAAAATAGTGTGTATGCTTATCTCCGAAAAGGATATGAAGAAAAGGATGATTTATTGATCGTCTTAAATTTAACTCCTGTGGTGAGACAAGACTTTCGTGTGGGGGTTCCGAAGAATGGAATCTGGGAAGAAATTTTGAATTCGGACCAACGGGATTTTTATGGAAGTGGTGTAGGTGATCCAGTATATAATTCTAGTACAGTACACTGGATGGGTTTTGATCAATCCATAGTGATGACATTGCCTCCCTTGGGTGGCCTAATATTAAAACGAAAAGCATAA
- a CDS encoding glycoside hydrolase family 31 protein — translation MGDSIKKEEFASELLGDETSDGTVHHVNNPVLDLPTIEKKYLARVRSYSKDRNTFYFTDGVAKVEIRIVSDEIIRVRLAPQGSFLDDFSYAVIDTDQHAVSFSVDEDETSFYVKTNKVICAIRKADFLVSFQDLSGKVFSADDKPMHWEENPDFGGYYVYCSKKAHEDEAFFGLGDKATNLNLRGKRFKNWNSDTYGYAFNQDPLYKTIPFYIGVTGGEAYGIFFDNTFRTFFDFASENKQRTSFWSEGGEMQYYYIHGPNMMDVVKRYHSITGTHFMPPLWGIGYHQCRWSYYPEQNVREVTAEFRKREIPCDAIYLDIDYMDGYRCFTWNKQYFPDPKKMISDLAANGFKTVVMIDPGIKVDENYWVFKEGQENRYFCRRGDDYFMEGFVWPGRCQFPDFTNPSVREWWGTLYKGLVDDGVAGFWNDMNEPAVFGRGTFPDDVRHNYDGYRGSHRKAHNVYGMQMVRSTYDGLKKLYKNKRPFTITRAAYAGTQRYSSVWTGDNIATWEHLRIGLLQLQRLSVSGLSFCGTDIGGFTGEPDGELFTRWMQFGVFSPFMRVHSAGDTRDREPWSFGPEWEAICKKFIEMRYKLLPYIYTVFWQQHRYGEPILRPISLVEQHIPKNLIREEEFCFGDKILVSPVLNPGQKNKVVYLPEGDWYYYFNLQPYAGSQEHTIDTPLDEMPIFVKGGSVIPEYPVMQYTFEHKIDALKLNVYYSKGKFDSYIYADHGDTFAYEQSVYAEKHFLVEGTDNTLVILQQVEGLYNERFDDYKIYLVGIPFEIKTIKADGVEVSLSKDELGNEYVLIEKDFRNLIIA, via the coding sequence ATGGGAGACTCCATTAAAAAAGAGGAATTTGCAAGTGAATTATTAGGTGACGAGACATCCGATGGTACTGTTCACCATGTTAATAACCCTGTACTAGACCTACCGACTATAGAGAAAAAGTATCTGGCTCGAGTCAGATCCTACAGCAAAGATCGGAATACATTTTACTTTACTGATGGGGTCGCAAAAGTCGAAATACGTATTGTTTCAGATGAAATTATTCGTGTTCGTTTAGCACCACAAGGTTCTTTTTTGGATGACTTTTCCTATGCCGTTATCGATACCGATCAACATGCGGTATCCTTTTCTGTAGATGAGGATGAAACCAGTTTTTATGTAAAAACAAATAAAGTGATTTGTGCGATTCGCAAAGCAGACTTTTTGGTTTCATTTCAAGACTTATCCGGTAAAGTCTTTAGTGCCGATGACAAACCCATGCATTGGGAAGAAAATCCTGATTTTGGAGGCTACTATGTCTACTGTAGTAAAAAAGCACATGAAGATGAAGCATTCTTTGGTTTAGGAGATAAAGCCACGAATCTTAATCTGCGCGGGAAACGTTTTAAAAATTGGAATTCTGATACCTATGGGTATGCTTTTAATCAAGATCCTCTTTACAAAACAATTCCTTTTTATATTGGTGTGACGGGGGGTGAAGCATATGGTATTTTCTTTGATAATACGTTTAGGACATTCTTTGATTTTGCTTCTGAAAATAAACAACGTACGAGTTTTTGGTCTGAGGGGGGAGAGATGCAATATTATTATATCCATGGACCCAATATGATGGATGTAGTAAAACGTTATCACAGCATTACGGGTACCCATTTTATGCCTCCGCTCTGGGGTATTGGTTATCATCAGTGTCGTTGGAGTTATTACCCGGAGCAAAATGTAAGAGAAGTTACAGCTGAATTTAGAAAAAGAGAAATTCCTTGTGATGCCATTTATTTGGATATTGACTATATGGATGGATACCGCTGTTTTACTTGGAATAAACAATATTTTCCAGACCCTAAAAAAATGATTTCAGACTTGGCTGCCAATGGTTTTAAAACTGTAGTCATGATCGATCCCGGAATTAAGGTCGACGAAAATTACTGGGTATTTAAGGAAGGTCAGGAAAATCGGTACTTCTGTCGTCGTGGAGATGATTATTTTATGGAAGGTTTTGTATGGCCAGGTAGATGCCAGTTTCCTGATTTTACAAACCCAAGTGTAAGGGAATGGTGGGGCACTTTGTACAAAGGCTTGGTGGATGATGGTGTGGCTGGATTTTGGAATGACATGAATGAACCAGCCGTATTTGGAAGAGGTACTTTCCCGGATGATGTCCGCCACAATTACGATGGATACCGAGGATCTCACCGTAAAGCCCATAATGTATATGGTATGCAAATGGTTCGATCCACTTATGATGGCTTGAAAAAACTATATAAAAATAAACGCCCGTTTACGATCACTAGGGCAGCATATGCTGGCACCCAACGTTATTCATCCGTATGGACAGGAGATAATATTGCGACATGGGAGCATTTGCGTATAGGACTTCTTCAGTTACAAAGACTGTCTGTGTCAGGGTTATCTTTCTGCGGAACAGATATTGGAGGATTTACGGGTGAACCGGATGGTGAACTATTTACGCGTTGGATGCAATTTGGCGTCTTTTCTCCATTTATGCGTGTGCATTCTGCAGGTGATACGCGTGATCGCGAACCTTGGAGTTTTGGACCAGAGTGGGAAGCAATATGCAAGAAATTTATTGAAATGAGGTATAAGTTATTGCCTTATATCTATACGGTATTTTGGCAGCAACATCGTTACGGCGAACCGATATTAAGACCGATCTCTTTGGTTGAACAACATATTCCGAAAAATTTAATTCGGGAAGAAGAATTTTGTTTCGGTGATAAAATTTTAGTTTCACCAGTATTAAATCCGGGTCAAAAAAATAAAGTGGTTTACTTACCGGAAGGAGACTGGTATTATTATTTCAATTTACAACCATACGCAGGTTCGCAGGAGCATACGATCGATACACCTTTGGATGAGATGCCTATTTTTGTTAAAGGTGGAAGTGTCATCCCAGAATATCCCGTTATGCAATATACCTTTGAGCACAAAATAGATGCACTGAAACTCAATGTATATTACAGCAAGGGCAAGTTTGACTCGTACATCTATGCAGACCATGGTGATACTTTTGCTTATGAACAGAGTGTCTATGCTGAAAAACACTTCCTGGTAGAAGGAACTGACAATACTCTGGTAATATTGCAACAAGTAGAAGGGCTGTACAATGAAAGGTTCGATGATTATAAAATCTATTTAGTAGGAATTCCCTTTGAAATAAAAACAATCAAAGCAGATGGTGTCGAAGTTAGCCTGTCAAAAGATGAATTGGGCAACGAATACGTTTTGATAGAAAAAGATTTTAGAAATTTAATTATAGCATAA
- a CDS encoding ABC transporter permease — MLVIGLIKESAKFALSALKDNRTRTLLSLLGVTIGILTIIGVFSAVDTLRNNIENSVKKIGSNTLYIEKWPWTGGPDFPWWKYLNRPEPKYEDFLALKERITTADKIAYIINIGGSTIKYKNNNASGVMISAGTQDQYNIQNFNVEKGRYFVESETRAGALVAVLGATIAEGLFPNSDPLGKYVNMLGRKVQVVGVLKKEGEGVLINTSPDNSAFIPFELARNLVNYDNFSPSIAIRVLPKYSLAEAESEIKVLMRSIHRIAPQREDDFSINQTTMITSQLDKLFGIVNLAGFCIGIFSVLVGGFGIANIMFVSVKERTHIIGIQKALGAKNFFILSQFLIESIILCLLGGAIGLSIVFLITLLVKLAIGMTIVVSLKMVLLTVLISTLIGLISGIVPALMASRLDPVEAIRSK, encoded by the coding sequence ATGCTAGTTATAGGTCTCATAAAAGAAAGTGCGAAATTCGCATTGTCAGCATTAAAAGATAATCGTACACGAACGCTATTGTCCTTATTAGGTGTAACGATAGGTATTTTGACGATCATTGGCGTTTTTTCTGCTGTCGATACGTTACGGAATAATATCGAAAATTCGGTAAAAAAGATCGGATCCAATACTTTATATATCGAAAAATGGCCGTGGACAGGGGGACCCGATTTCCCTTGGTGGAAGTATCTGAATAGACCGGAACCGAAATATGAAGATTTTCTTGCACTTAAGGAACGGATTACCACTGCCGATAAAATAGCCTATATCATCAATATCGGTGGCTCTACTATTAAATATAAAAATAATAATGCCTCTGGGGTGATGATTTCTGCAGGTACCCAAGACCAATATAACATACAAAATTTCAATGTTGAAAAAGGAAGATATTTTGTGGAAAGCGAAACTCGTGCAGGGGCGTTGGTAGCGGTATTAGGAGCTACTATTGCCGAAGGACTGTTCCCCAACAGCGACCCACTTGGCAAATATGTCAATATGTTGGGGCGAAAAGTCCAAGTGGTCGGTGTTTTGAAAAAAGAAGGAGAGGGCGTTTTGATCAATACTTCGCCCGATAATAGTGCCTTTATTCCTTTTGAGCTCGCCCGAAATTTAGTCAATTATGATAATTTTTCTCCGAGCATTGCGATTCGGGTTCTGCCAAAATATTCCTTAGCAGAGGCAGAAAGTGAAATAAAAGTACTGATGCGTTCTATACATCGTATAGCACCACAGCGCGAAGATGATTTTTCTATCAATCAAACCACTATGATTACTTCACAATTGGATAAATTGTTTGGTATTGTTAATTTGGCTGGGTTTTGTATCGGTATCTTTTCCGTTTTAGTTGGCGGATTTGGTATCGCAAATATTATGTTTGTGAGTGTCAAAGAGCGTACTCATATTATTGGCATCCAAAAGGCTTTGGGAGCTAAAAACTTTTTTATACTATCTCAATTTTTGATCGAATCCATTATACTGTGTTTATTAGGAGGGGCTATTGGTCTCTCGATTGTATTTTTAATAACCTTGTTAGTAAAATTAGCAATCGGAATGACGATTGTCGTGAGTTTAAAGATGGTATTGTTAACCGTATTAATCTCCACATTAATAGGCTTGATATCAGGTATTGTACCAGCTTTGATGGCGTCAAGGCTAGATCCTGTAGAAGCAATACGTAGCAAATAA
- the queA gene encoding tRNA preQ1(34) S-adenosylmethionine ribosyltransferase-isomerase QueA: MKLSQFKFNLPESLLASEPTENRDESRLMVLHRDTGKIEHKIFKDVLDYFDDKDVMILNNTKVFPARLYGNKEKTGATIEVFLLRELNKELRLWDVLVDPARKIRVGNKLYFGDDDLLVAEVVDNTTSRGRTIRFLFDGTDEEFRRNIEILGETPLPKYITRKATPEDKFRYQTIYAKNEGAVAAPTAGLHFSRELMKRLELKGVDFAEVTLHVGLGTFRTVEVEDLTKHKMDSEQFIITEEAAKTVNKAIDLKRRVCAVGTTSMRAIESAVSADRHLKPANDWTSKFIYPPYDFSIANSMITNFHTPESTLLVMIAAFGGYEHVMNAYEQAVKEKYRFYSYGDAMLII; the protein is encoded by the coding sequence ATGAAGTTATCTCAATTTAAATTCAACTTACCAGAGTCTCTTTTGGCGTCTGAACCAACTGAAAATCGTGACGAATCACGCTTAATGGTTTTACACCGCGACACTGGTAAAATTGAGCATAAAATTTTCAAAGATGTATTAGATTACTTTGATGACAAAGATGTCATGATTTTAAATAATACAAAAGTTTTTCCAGCACGTTTATATGGTAACAAAGAAAAAACAGGTGCTACTATCGAAGTATTTTTGTTACGCGAGTTAAACAAAGAACTTCGTTTATGGGACGTTTTGGTTGATCCCGCTCGTAAAATCCGTGTAGGTAATAAACTTTACTTTGGGGATGATGATCTATTAGTCGCTGAAGTTGTTGATAACACCACTTCTCGTGGACGTACTATCCGTTTCTTATTTGATGGTACGGATGAAGAATTCCGTCGCAATATTGAGATTTTAGGAGAAACACCTCTTCCAAAATACATCACACGTAAAGCTACTCCTGAGGATAAATTCCGTTACCAAACGATCTATGCTAAAAACGAAGGTGCTGTCGCTGCTCCAACTGCTGGTCTTCACTTCTCCCGCGAGTTGATGAAGCGCTTGGAATTAAAGGGTGTTGATTTTGCAGAGGTGACCTTACACGTTGGTCTAGGAACGTTCAGAACAGTGGAAGTTGAAGATTTAACGAAACACAAAATGGATTCTGAGCAGTTCATCATTACGGAAGAAGCTGCAAAAACGGTCAACAAAGCGATCGATCTAAAAAGAAGGGTTTGTGCTGTTGGTACCACTTCTATGCGTGCTATCGAATCTGCGGTTTCTGCGGATCGCCACCTAAAACCGGCTAATGACTGGACAAGTAAGTTTATCTATCCACCATACGATTTCAGTATTGCCAACTCCATGATTACCAACTTCCATACACCAGAGTCTACTTTGTTAGTGATGATTGCTGCATTTGGAGGATATGAGCATGTGATGAACGCATATGAACAAGCTGTAAAAGAAAAATATAGATTCTATAGCTATGGCGATGCCATGTTGATTATCTAA
- a CDS encoding 2-C-methyl-D-erythritol 4-phosphate cytidylyltransferase, with protein sequence MDQNFVLIVAAGKGSRMQSNLPKQYLLLENKPVLMHTIEKFYASETKPHLIIAIDSEMEDFWKSLCKQYHFTIPHSISYGGKTRFQTVKKGIAFIKKILPDLNGSAIAIHDGARPLIQTSTIDLAFEKAKKSKAVIVARSSTDSVRMTKGTNTQAIDRNQIWLVQTPQIFEACLLERAYEQEEETTFTDDASVVEKLGYAIEIVMGDYKNIKITYPEDLEIAQIYLKM encoded by the coding sequence ATGGATCAAAACTTCGTTTTAATAGTAGCCGCAGGTAAAGGAAGCCGTATGCAGTCTAATCTGCCAAAGCAATACTTGCTTTTAGAAAACAAGCCTGTGCTTATGCATACAATCGAAAAATTTTATGCGAGTGAAACAAAACCTCACCTTATTATTGCGATCGACTCTGAAATGGAGGACTTTTGGAAGTCTCTCTGCAAACAATATCATTTCACGATCCCGCACTCCATTAGCTATGGTGGAAAAACACGGTTTCAAACGGTAAAAAAAGGCATTGCTTTTATTAAAAAAATACTTCCTGATTTAAATGGATCTGCAATTGCCATACACGATGGTGCCCGACCACTCATCCAAACGTCTACCATTGATCTGGCTTTTGAAAAGGCAAAAAAATCAAAAGCTGTTATTGTTGCCAGATCTTCGACAGATTCTGTACGGATGACAAAAGGCACAAACACCCAGGCGATTGATCGCAATCAGATTTGGTTGGTCCAAACCCCACAGATATTTGAAGCTTGTTTGTTAGAACGTGCTTATGAGCAAGAAGAGGAAACAACATTCACGGATGATGCTTCGGTAGTAGAAAAACTTGGCTATGCGATTGAAATCGTAATGGGTGATTATAAAAATATAAAAATTACTTATCCTGAAGACTTAGAAATTGCTCAAATCTATTTAAAAATGTAA